In the Magnetospira sp. QH-2 genome, one interval contains:
- a CDS encoding DUF2189 domain-containing protein, producing MEEPMMASATLDEMPSSPTQAPSVDDSGQWLAAGWADFRANLVISLGYGLVFGLAALAMFLVLDSKEQGALFIPLAGGYLIISPILTVGFHEISRRRERGEAMDFSRMFTCCKGRVGQLALVGLVLAMLFMFWMLAAVLDFAVFFSAGVPWEMEPFLSHILTAPQTAPFLIIGTIAGGVIATIAYAVSALSIPMILDRNASAIDAMIASVKAVRANWRVMSGWAAMIALLTFCGMAVFFVGLAVTLPIAAHASWHAYRGLLGSAED from the coding sequence ATGGAGGAACCTATGATGGCGAGCGCCACGTTGGATGAAATGCCCAGCAGTCCCACTCAAGCCCCCTCGGTAGATGATTCCGGCCAATGGTTGGCGGCCGGTTGGGCGGATTTCCGGGCCAATCTCGTGATTAGCCTGGGCTATGGGCTGGTCTTCGGCTTGGCGGCCTTGGCCATGTTCTTGGTGCTTGATAGCAAGGAGCAGGGGGCTCTGTTCATTCCTTTGGCTGGCGGCTATTTGATCATTTCGCCGATTCTGACTGTTGGTTTTCATGAGATCAGCCGACGCCGCGAGCGTGGCGAGGCCATGGATTTCTCGCGCATGTTTACCTGCTGCAAAGGGCGTGTCGGGCAGTTGGCCCTGGTTGGTTTGGTGCTGGCCATGCTGTTCATGTTCTGGATGCTGGCGGCGGTGCTCGATTTCGCGGTCTTCTTCAGCGCCGGGGTCCCTTGGGAAATGGAACCGTTCCTCAGCCATATCCTGACCGCGCCGCAGACCGCGCCCTTCTTGATCATCGGCACCATCGCCGGAGGGGTGATCGCCACCATTGCCTATGCGGTCAGCGCATTGTCCATCCCGATGATCCTTGATCGCAATGCCTCGGCCATTGATGCGATGATCGCCAGCGTCAAGGCCGTTCGCGCCAATTGGCGGGTGATGAGTGGGTGGGCGGCGATGATTGCGCTGCTTACCTTCTGTGGCATGGCGGTCTTCTTTGTCGGCCTGGCGGTGACCCTGCCCATTGCCGCCCATGCCTCCTGGCACGCCTATCGCGGGCTGCTGGGATCCGCCGAGGATTGA
- a CDS encoding heme-copper oxidase subunit III: MSTDTAHAVAGEEHHEHHWETSTAPLILVAGLFFMVPMGFSAYFVYESMILTALFCGVGTPMVVWGVARWVAEGLVYKPLKDGLAGVALPIFIVSEVFIFLGLFAGYWSMRLPFEHWPPEGTPHIDLMLPVIMTFLLLASSVTIHIGEEKLFHNRDMEGFRKWLFITILIGLVFLMCTIYEYSHLAQLGFVPSTNAFSSAFFSITGFHASHVFVGLAAFVAVAIPAMSGRTNDTFVKCVSIYWHFVDVVWFFVVTQIYFW, encoded by the coding sequence ATGAGCACCGATACGGCGCATGCAGTCGCTGGTGAGGAACACCACGAACACCATTGGGAGACTTCAACCGCGCCTTTGATTCTGGTGGCGGGCCTTTTCTTCATGGTCCCCATGGGCTTCTCGGCCTACTTCGTTTATGAAAGTATGATCCTGACAGCGCTGTTCTGCGGTGTCGGCACGCCGATGGTTGTTTGGGGCGTCGCCCGCTGGGTCGCGGAAGGCTTGGTCTACAAGCCCCTCAAGGATGGTCTTGCCGGGGTCGCGTTGCCGATCTTTATTGTTTCGGAAGTGTTCATCTTCCTGGGCCTGTTCGCCGGGTACTGGTCCATGCGCCTGCCCTTCGAGCATTGGCCGCCGGAAGGTACCCCGCATATTGACCTGATGCTGCCGGTGATCATGACCTTCTTGCTGTTGGCCTCCTCGGTGACCATCCACATCGGTGAAGAAAAGCTATTCCATAATCGTGACATGGAAGGCTTCCGCAAATGGCTGTTCATCACCATCCTCATCGGCTTGGTGTTCCTGATGTGCACCATCTACGAATATTCGCACCTGGCGCAATTGGGCTTTGTGCCTAGCACCAACGCCTTCTCCTCGGCGTTCTTCTCCATCACCGGCTTCCATGCATCGCATGTGTTCGTGGGTCTGGCGGCCTTTGTTGCCGTGGCGATCCCGGCCATGTCAGGGCGAACCAACGACACCTTCGTCAAATGTGTCTCCATTTACTGGCACTTTGTCGATGTGGTGTGGTTCTTCGTGGTCACGCAGATCTACTTCTGGTGA